One Citrus sinensis cultivar Valencia sweet orange chromosome 5, DVS_A1.0, whole genome shotgun sequence genomic window, aatatatagatagaatttaattttttttatttttttattttttaactaccAATCAcccatatatatttttactcacgaaaaaattaaatcatgagaaaATCATAATTTGTCGCAACAGACCTACTTTGATGTAATAATACAAGTTGAATTTATTCTCAATCCTCCCTCTCTTCTCATGTAACCCATAACTAAATAATCGGTCTCGGTGGTTCCACGCCCAAAGAAAGTTATGAATTTTGagttaccaaaaaaaaaaaaaaagtgaagaatAAACTCCAAGTCTAGCAAGAATTGCATGACGCCTTTTGCATTGGCTGTCCAAATCAAACTTTATTCTTTCCTTGTGTCCATCGCATCCTTCACCTTCACAACCGAACATTACGCAGTGAATTAATTCAACTAGAACAATAGCAAACTGGGATAAGCCAACatcaacaataacaataacaacgataagaagaagaagaagaagaagaagtacGAAGAAGGCTACAAAGGCACATGCTGCGGTTGGcaaaatttaattccaaaCGCCCAATTCCTGAAGTCCCCACgaatgattttgatatttttggtTCGTTTATGAATCATTCCAAAAGTTCGAGCCGCATAGTTTGGTACAACCCCTTGTTATCTTTATTCCCTTCCTGAACCTTTAATTTGCTATGATATGAATTCACTAAATTGAATGTGCCCAACCCAATGACTTTATTTCACCAAGCGCATCAAGATGTGGCAATTATTAAGTATTATCTTTTAAGCCCCTACGGATAATTATTGATGAGTTACGAGTAGCTTCTATCGCCAATTTGATGTCCTCCTGTTGCGCCTTGATTACGTTATTGCAAGCCTCACAAATGGTTCTGTTCCCATTTcgagtaataataatactaataaaacggttgtgctttgaatttgatcacGTGGAGttgataattgattttttttttctctctgaCACATGCTTatctaattaatattatattccaAAGACTGTTTAAAAAATCTCATGAatcattgattttttgttttgttttgattttctcATTAGTCATGAAACAAATATTTCAACACGTTAGAGATATGTTCGAATTGCAtcataacataatttatttaaacggtATATCCTAATTGATAATatcaaaaagtaaattaaaaaggaaaataaatatatattgattaagAGGACCAAACAAACAGATATACCCAAGCACGTGGATTTAAAATACCATGAGcaagaatattaaatttattatattaaaaaaagttaccGACAACCGACTCTAATATAAACAAATGAGAAAACCATGTTAGAGTCGGTTTTCTCATCTAACTGCTATTAAATGGCGGCCCTTGATTTAAAACTATGTTAAGAGTAcgtctttttcttatttaaatgcTTTCAATTGCACCGCTTAACTCGCTTTGTTTCAATTGTAATAATGTTTACAACTTTTTTGCTCATTTTTTGGCCCACGAGTTGGCTATAATTTCTCAGTGgggacacttttttttttttattttttgcccTTTTGAGATAAAGTTGATGtttacaacaaaagaaatatatttataagtaaggtaactcatcaaatgtgaaatgaATCAATTACAGTTTCAAAAAGCTCTTTGAATGAGTTTGTTTTTCTCcgtttttaataatgaaaaataaattctccctcttcaaataatattacattatttcaAATGACGTGACATTCACCAATTAGTTAgtgagaaaatataattaattcattttaaattttgtaaaaaattactaaCTAATCAATAAATAACACATCATTTGcgatgaaatttaaaatatctatcattattaaattttttttcatttcttgtgAATGTGTACGTATCAAATATTCAAATCAATCAAAGttcaaattagaattaaaGAAACTTCAGtgtaaatttgagaaattCAGAAGTACAAGGATTTACGAAgatactaaaataaaatgataaataataaaacaagatAAGTTCAAATGCTTTACTGCGTGTGTGAAACGGCTAGCTTTGTTATTGgtcaaatttgtttgtttgccgAGTGCCCAAGTTTTATATATAGGGTCTCCGCAAATGGAACGCTAAAAAGCAAAACGCATGCAAAAACAGCTGATGCTTATCTCTATCTCCCTTCTACTCTATTCTTATAATTCTTGCTAACAGCATTCATTTCAAACATCATAACAAGCAGAACAAATACAACTACTCAAAGCTTCGAGGATTTACACAATGTGTATAGCTGCGTTTATATGGCAAGCCCACCCGCTTTACCCCTTCTTTCTATTGCAAAACCGAGATGAATATCACCAGAGGTACCTCCTTTCCTCTCGATACTATGCATTTACTTCAAATcgggttttgtttttaacatgATATTTGGTGTTTCAAGGCCTACAAAGCCAGTGGCATGGTGGGATTCTGGTGAAATATTGGGCGGGAGAGATGAGCTTGCCGGAGGGACATGGTTAGCTTGTTCAAGAACAGGAAGAGTGGCTTTTCTTACCAATGTGTTGGAGCTTCATACTCTCCCTGAAGCAAAGAGCCGCGGAGACCTACCTGTGCTCTTCTTAGaggtttttcttcttcttcttcttcttcctcttttccAATGCTGCAGATCTGCAATCATTTATACTCTAATTCAGTATTGTCTTCTTCCTGAGAATTTTAATGCAGAGTACAAAGAGTCCAATGGAATTTGCGGAGGAGTTGGTGACAGAGGCTCACCAGTACAATGGATTTAACCTGATTGTAGCTGATGTATCATCCAAGAGCATGGTTTATGTCTCCAACCGACCAAAAGGAGAACCAATCACCATTCAAGAGGTTTCTCCAGGCATTCACGTGCTTTCAAATGCAAAGCTTGATTCCCCCTGGCACAaggttattatttttaccctTACTTCCTTGCTTTATGACTATGTTTCAGCTGTTGATCAAGCTCCATTTATGAAAGGTTTATAATTCATGCTTTCTTCCAGGCTCAGCGTCTTGGATTGAACTTCAGGGAACAGCTTGCCAAATATGGCAAAGGTCAAATACCCGTGAAAGAAATGGTTGAAAAACTAATGCAGGACTCGGTTAAAGCAGATAAAAGTAGATTGCCTGGTATTTGTTCTCTTGATTGGGAATTCGATCTAAGCTCTGTGTTTGTTGAAGTAGACACACCACTGGTAAACCTTAAAGCTTTTACAACGACTTTTATTTGCTTCCAATAAGGTTTTGGTGTTCTATTTAACTAGTTATCTTATGGTCTATAGGGACTTTATGGCACAAGGAGCACCGCTGCATTAACCATAGATGAAGGTGGGAAATTAAGCTTTTACGAGAAGTATCTTGAAGAGGATACATGGAAGGAgaaatctgaaaaattttatattcagAAGCTAAAGTAGATCAAGATTCTGAAATATCGGTGTCTAAATAAGAGATTAATCATCTATGTTTTTGTACGTATGCATAAATCGTCTTTCCTTAATGTTTTCTGGCAACAGAGAAACATAATGGAGCTAGAAGGCAATGAATGTTGCCTTTCATGTGCTCCGAAGACCAGGCAAACTTTATCATGAAGAGCAGTGTGTCTTCTTCAATTATTCTGATGAATATGATAGAttcattaaaaacaaataaggaAACGAAGGAACCCATAAGCACATTCAAGCTGTTGTGAAAAATAGCAATTAATTCCAATAATCAGCCGGAATAGATAGCACAGACAATTCCAGTGAATCTGCAAGTCGAGCTTTTAACAACAGGAACCACAGAAATGTCCGAACCAT contains:
- the LOC102619385 gene encoding uncharacterized protein LOC102619385 translates to MCIAAFIWQAHPLYPFFLLQNRDEYHQRPTKPVAWWDSGEILGGRDELAGGTWLACSRTGRVAFLTNVLELHTLPEAKSRGDLPVLFLESTKSPMEFAEELVTEAHQYNGFNLIVADVSSKSMVYVSNRPKGEPITIQEVSPGIHVLSNAKLDSPWHKAQRLGLNFREQLAKYGKGQIPVKEMVEKLMQDSVKADKSRLPGICSLDWEFDLSSVFVEVDTPLGLYGTRSTAALTIDEGGKLSFYEKYLEEDTWKEKSEKFYIQKLK